A part of Mycolicibacterium sp. TUM20985 genomic DNA contains:
- a CDS encoding ATP-dependent DNA helicase, translating to MAEAVDHAFETGEHLAVQAGTGTGKSLAYLVPAIKRAMERAEPVIISTATIALQRQLFDRDLPRLADALTGEVPRRPEFALLKGRGNYLCLNKIHNGSAESADDVPQDELFDAVATTALGREVKRLTEWASDTETGDRDEVTPGVADRSWSQVSVSARECMGAARCPFGTDCFAEKARGAAGSADIVVTNHALLAIDAISEVNVLPEHELLVVDEAHELVDRVTSVATGELSATMLGVALRRASRLVDPELAQRFEAATATFSSALYDAEPGRKDVLDEEMSTYLTVLRDAADKVRSAIDTAPTDPKAAAARNEAVTALNDVSDIASRILTSYGPAIPDRSDVVWLDHEEGRASGKRAILRVAPLSVANLLRNRLFEQGTVVLTSATLTIGGNFDAMARAWGLAMDGESKTGWKGIDVGSPFAHAKAGILYVAAHLPPPGRDGSGSAEQLDEIEGLITAAGGRTLGLFSSMRAAKATAEAMRGRLDTPVLCQGEDTTSALVRRFAEDAETSLFGTLSLWQGVDVPGPSLSLVLIDRIPFPRPDDPLITARQRAVAAHGGNGFMAVAASHAALLLAQGAGRLLRHVDDRGVIAVLDSRMATARYAGFLRASLPPFWATTDPGQVRKALERLRTT from the coding sequence ATGGCCGAGGCGGTCGATCATGCCTTCGAGACCGGTGAGCACCTCGCCGTCCAGGCAGGCACCGGGACCGGGAAGTCGCTGGCCTATCTGGTGCCCGCCATCAAACGGGCCATGGAACGCGCCGAGCCGGTGATCATCTCGACCGCCACCATCGCGCTGCAACGTCAGTTGTTCGACCGCGACCTGCCGCGACTGGCCGACGCCCTGACCGGCGAGGTACCCCGCCGCCCCGAGTTCGCACTTCTCAAGGGACGCGGAAACTATCTGTGCCTGAACAAGATTCACAATGGTTCAGCCGAGTCCGCCGACGACGTGCCGCAGGATGAGCTGTTCGATGCCGTGGCCACGACGGCACTGGGCCGCGAGGTCAAGCGCCTGACCGAATGGGCGTCGGACACCGAGACCGGTGACCGCGACGAGGTCACGCCAGGCGTCGCCGACCGGTCGTGGAGCCAGGTCAGTGTCTCGGCCAGGGAGTGCATGGGCGCGGCGCGCTGCCCCTTCGGCACCGACTGCTTCGCCGAGAAGGCACGGGGTGCCGCCGGCTCGGCAGACATCGTCGTCACCAACCATGCACTGCTGGCCATCGACGCCATCTCCGAGGTCAACGTGCTGCCCGAGCATGAACTTCTCGTCGTCGACGAGGCCCACGAACTCGTCGACAGAGTGACCAGTGTGGCCACCGGCGAGTTGTCGGCCACCATGCTCGGCGTCGCTCTGCGCCGCGCGTCCCGGCTCGTCGATCCCGAACTCGCGCAACGGTTCGAGGCCGCGACCGCCACCTTCTCGTCGGCCCTCTACGACGCCGAGCCCGGGCGCAAGGACGTCCTCGACGAGGAGATGTCGACCTACCTGACCGTGCTGAGGGACGCCGCGGACAAGGTCCGCTCGGCGATCGACACCGCGCCCACCGATCCCAAGGCCGCTGCCGCGCGCAACGAGGCCGTGACGGCGTTGAACGACGTCAGCGATATCGCCTCGCGCATCCTGACGTCGTACGGGCCTGCCATCCCCGACCGTTCCGACGTGGTGTGGCTGGACCACGAGGAGGGACGGGCATCGGGCAAACGCGCAATCCTGCGGGTGGCACCGCTGTCGGTGGCGAATCTGTTGCGCAACAGGCTGTTCGAGCAAGGCACCGTCGTGCTCACGTCCGCGACCCTGACCATCGGCGGGAACTTCGATGCGATGGCGCGGGCGTGGGGGCTCGCGATGGACGGCGAGTCGAAGACCGGCTGGAAGGGGATCGACGTCGGCTCCCCCTTCGCGCACGCCAAGGCGGGCATCCTCTACGTCGCCGCCCACCTGCCGCCGCCGGGACGCGACGGCAGCGGATCGGCCGAGCAACTCGACGAGATCGAGGGGCTCATCACCGCGGCCGGGGGCCGGACGTTGGGGCTCTTCTCGTCGATGCGCGCCGCGAAGGCCACCGCCGAGGCGATGCGGGGCCGACTCGACACACCGGTGCTCTGCCAGGGCGAGGACACCACCTCGGCGTTGGTTCGCCGCTTCGCCGAGGACGCCGAGACGTCACTCTTCGGCACGCTGTCGCTGTGGCAGGGCGTCGACGTGCCGGGGCCGTCGCTGTCGTTGGTGCTGATCGACCGAATTCCGTTCCCCCGCCCCGACGACCCGCTCATCACCGCACGCCAGCGCGCGGTCGCCGCGCACGGCGGGAACGGGTTCATGGCGGTCGCGGCCAGCCACGCCGCGCTACTCCTCGCCCAGGGCGCCGGACGACTGCTCCGCCACGTCGACGACCGCGGTGTCATCGCCGTTCTCGACTCGCGGATGGCCACCGCCCGTTACGCGGGCTTCCTGCGTGCCTCGCTGCCGCCGTTCTGGGCGACCACCGATCCGGGGCAGGTCCGCAAGGCGCTGGAGCGCTTGCGCACGACGTGA
- a CDS encoding nicotinate phosphoribosyltransferase, with protein MLAAALRDGTAHRRTTFEIFARRLPDGRRYGIVAGTGRFLEVLPQFTFDDTALAVLADFLDPDTLAYLADYRFTGDVDGYAEGELYFPGSPVLSVHGTFAECVLLETLALSIFNHDCAIASAAARMVSAAEGRPLIEMGSRRTHEMSAVAAARAAYVAGFTGTSNLEAQRRYGVPALGTSAHAFTLLYASPDGPDERAAFRAQVNALGVGTTLLVDTYDISAGVANAIAVAGPGLGAVRIDSGDLGVLARQVRSQLDELGATATRIVVTSDLDEFAIAALRAEPVDSYGVGTSLVTGSGAPTAGMVYKLVEVDGIPVAKRSSHKESHGGRKQAHRLAKSTGTVVEEIVHLADQPPATPRGLVATELAQPLVRGGQTVADLDIARARERVAASLHSLPWDGLKLSRGEPAIPTRMVDATRQA; from the coding sequence ATGCTGGCGGCCGCACTTCGCGACGGCACCGCCCACCGACGGACCACGTTCGAGATCTTCGCGCGCCGGCTCCCCGACGGTCGGCGATACGGCATCGTCGCCGGCACGGGCCGGTTCCTGGAAGTGTTGCCGCAGTTCACCTTCGACGACACCGCGCTCGCGGTGCTCGCGGACTTCCTGGACCCGGACACCTTGGCGTATCTGGCCGATTACCGGTTCACCGGCGACGTCGACGGCTACGCCGAGGGTGAGCTGTACTTTCCCGGCTCCCCGGTGCTGTCGGTGCACGGCACGTTCGCCGAGTGCGTGCTGTTGGAGACCTTGGCGCTGTCCATCTTCAATCACGACTGCGCGATCGCCTCGGCAGCTGCGCGCATGGTCAGCGCGGCCGAGGGGCGGCCTCTCATCGAGATGGGGTCGCGGCGCACTCACGAGATGTCCGCCGTCGCCGCCGCCCGCGCCGCGTACGTCGCAGGCTTCACGGGTACGTCGAATCTCGAGGCGCAGCGGCGGTACGGCGTTCCCGCGTTGGGCACCAGCGCCCACGCATTCACCCTGCTGTACGCCTCCCCCGACGGGCCCGACGAACGGGCCGCGTTCCGCGCGCAGGTCAACGCCCTCGGCGTCGGCACCACCCTGCTCGTCGACACCTACGACATCAGTGCGGGCGTGGCGAATGCCATCGCCGTCGCGGGTCCCGGGTTGGGCGCCGTCCGCATCGACTCCGGCGATCTCGGCGTGCTCGCCAGGCAGGTCCGAAGCCAGCTCGACGAGTTGGGCGCCACAGCCACCCGCATCGTCGTGACGAGCGATCTCGACGAGTTCGCCATCGCCGCCCTGCGCGCCGAACCCGTCGATTCCTACGGGGTCGGCACGTCCCTCGTCACGGGGTCTGGCGCGCCGACGGCGGGCATGGTCTACAAACTCGTCGAGGTCGATGGCATTCCGGTCGCGAAGCGCAGCAGCCACAAGGAGTCTCACGGCGGCCGCAAGCAGGCCCACCGGCTGGCCAAGTCGACCGGCACCGTCGTCGAGGAGATCGTGCACCTGGCCGACCAGCCCCCCGCGACGCCCCGGGGACTGGTCGCCACCGAGCTGGCCCAGCCGCTCGTGCGCGGCGGGCAGACGGTCGCCGACCTCGACATCGCCCGGGCTCGCGAGCGTGTCGCGGCGAGTCTGCACAGCCTCCCGTGGGACGGGTTGAAGCTCTCCCGCGGCGAGCCCGCGATTCCCACCCGCATGGTCGACGCCACGCGCCAGGCCTGA
- the clpS gene encoding ATP-dependent Clp protease adapter ClpS codes for MVTPARTQPGTREERVVDPATDEQEATDSPWVTLVWDDPVNLMSYVTYVFQKLFGYSEQHANKLMLQVHEEGKAVVSSGSRESMEVDVTKLHAAGLWATMQQDR; via the coding sequence ATGGTTACGCCGGCGCGAACCCAGCCAGGGACTCGCGAGGAACGCGTGGTGGATCCGGCGACGGACGAGCAGGAAGCCACCGACAGTCCGTGGGTGACGCTGGTCTGGGACGATCCCGTGAACCTGATGTCGTACGTGACGTACGTGTTCCAGAAGCTCTTCGGCTACAGCGAGCAGCACGCCAACAAGCTGATGCTCCAGGTGCACGAGGAAGGCAAGGCCGTGGTCTCGTCGGGCAGCCGCGAATCCATGGAGGTCGACGTGACCAAACTGCACGCAGCGGGGCTCTGGGCCACGATGCAGCAGGATCGCTGA
- the aosR gene encoding oxidative stress transcriptional regulator AosR has translation MRKWKRVETAQGVRFRSTLAAHEATLLQSLVNSLMDMLVDRESSSPTDELEELTGMRTGHSQPPDDDTMLRLLPDFFRPQHDHPAGSRTAESLNSALRSLHEPEIIDAKRHAGQRLLATLPLAGGRFEITEDDAHCWTACVNDIRLALGTMLEIGPEGPDHLPAEHPMAGHLDVYQWLTVLQEYLVLGLMGKR, from the coding sequence GTGCGCAAGTGGAAGCGTGTTGAGACGGCTCAGGGTGTGCGTTTTCGGTCGACCCTCGCCGCCCACGAGGCGACGTTGCTGCAGAGCCTGGTCAACTCGTTGATGGACATGCTGGTCGATCGCGAGAGCTCTTCGCCCACAGATGAACTCGAAGAGTTGACGGGTATGCGGACCGGTCATTCGCAGCCGCCCGACGATGACACGATGTTGCGCCTGCTGCCCGACTTCTTCCGGCCGCAGCATGACCACCCCGCCGGTTCCCGTACCGCCGAGAGTCTCAACAGTGCGCTGCGCAGTCTGCACGAACCGGAGATCATCGACGCGAAAAGACATGCCGGACAACGACTGTTGGCCACGCTACCCCTGGCCGGCGGCAGGTTCGAGATCACCGAGGACGACGCGCACTGCTGGACCGCCTGCGTCAACGACATCCGGCTCGCACTCGGCACGATGCTCGAGATTGGCCCCGAGGGTCCGGACCACCTGCCCGCCGAACATCCGATGGCCGGGCATCTCGACGTATACCAATGGCTGACCGTGCTGCAGGAGTACCTGGTTCTCGGGCTGATGGGCAAGCGCTGA
- a CDS encoding P1 family peptidase — protein sequence MTGSITDVSGILVGNHHRLDADATLGTGWACGTTVVLTPPGTTGAVDVRGGAPGTRETDLLDPANSVRYVDAVVLTGGSAYGLAAADGVMQWLEQHDRGVVMDGGLVPIVPAAVIFDLPVGGWQCRPTAEFGFAAAEAAGVEVPVGNVGAGVGARAGVLKGGLGTASVTLDELGVTVGAIVAVNSAGNVVDPQTGLPWMADLIAALGLTAPPADEIAAYAARDADESPLNTTIAVIATDAALSKAACKRVAVAAQDGLARTMRPAHTPLDGDTVFVLSTGAVEIVPTGKGVTPAAMSPETKLTTIVGAAAADCLARAVMVGALAAETVAGIPTYRSMLPGAFANVRATGQYREGPS from the coding sequence GTGACGGGCTCGATCACCGACGTGTCGGGCATCCTCGTCGGGAACCATCACCGGTTGGACGCCGATGCGACGCTGGGCACCGGCTGGGCGTGCGGCACCACGGTCGTCCTCACCCCGCCGGGCACCACCGGTGCGGTCGACGTGCGCGGCGGCGCGCCCGGCACCAGGGAGACCGACCTGCTCGATCCGGCCAACAGCGTCCGCTACGTCGACGCCGTCGTCCTGACGGGCGGCAGCGCGTACGGACTCGCCGCGGCCGACGGTGTCATGCAATGGCTCGAGCAGCACGACCGCGGCGTGGTGATGGATGGCGGCCTCGTCCCGATCGTGCCCGCCGCGGTCATCTTCGACCTTCCGGTCGGCGGCTGGCAGTGCCGCCCGACCGCGGAGTTTGGGTTCGCTGCCGCAGAGGCGGCGGGGGTCGAGGTGCCGGTCGGCAACGTCGGCGCGGGCGTCGGTGCGCGCGCCGGAGTCCTCAAGGGCGGCCTGGGCACGGCATCGGTGACCCTCGACGAACTCGGGGTGACCGTCGGCGCGATCGTGGCGGTGAACTCCGCGGGCAACGTCGTCGATCCGCAGACCGGACTGCCGTGGATGGCCGACCTCATCGCGGCGCTAGGGCTGACGGCACCGCCCGCCGACGAGATTGCCGCCTACGCCGCACGCGACGCTGACGAGTCGCCGCTGAACACCACCATCGCCGTCATCGCCACCGATGCCGCGCTCAGCAAGGCCGCCTGCAAGCGGGTGGCCGTGGCCGCCCAGGACGGCCTGGCGCGCACCATGCGGCCCGCGCACACGCCGTTGGACGGTGACACCGTGTTCGTGCTCTCGACCGGCGCCGTGGAGATCGTGCCGACGGGCAAGGGGGTCACCCCGGCGGCGATGTCCCCCGAGACCAAGTTGACGACGATCGTCGGGGCGGCCGCCGCCGACTGTCTGGCGCGTGCGGTGATGGTCGGCGCGCTGGCCGCCGAGACGGTGGCTGGAATACCCACCTACCGCAGCATGTTGCCCGGAGCGTTCGCAAACGTGCGGGCGACGGGGCAATACCGGGAAGGGCCGTCTTGA
- a CDS encoding M67 family metallopeptidase, whose amino-acid sequence MLTIRRELVEAMVAHARADHPDEACGVIAGPEGTARPERFIAMDNAERSPTFYRFDSGEQLKVWRAMDDADEVPVVIYHSHTATEAYPSRTDVSYASEPDAHYVLVSTRDPDEHELRSYRIVDGVVTEEPVTIVEQYQKI is encoded by the coding sequence GTGCTGACGATTCGACGCGAGTTGGTGGAGGCCATGGTGGCCCATGCGCGCGCCGATCACCCCGACGAGGCGTGTGGAGTGATTGCCGGGCCAGAGGGGACCGCGCGGCCGGAGCGCTTCATCGCGATGGACAACGCCGAGCGGTCCCCGACGTTCTACCGCTTCGACTCGGGTGAACAGCTCAAGGTGTGGCGCGCGATGGACGACGCCGACGAGGTACCCGTCGTCATCTACCACTCCCACACCGCGACCGAGGCCTACCCCAGCCGGACCGACGTGAGCTACGCCTCCGAACCCGACGCGCACTACGTCCTCGTCTCGACGCGCGACCCCGACGAGCACGAGCTGCGCAGCTACCGCATCGTCGACGGCGTCGTCACCGAGGAACCCGTCACCATCGTCGAGCAATACCAGAAGATCTGA
- a CDS encoding MoaD/ThiS family protein: MSVSVSIPTILRTHTGGEKRVTATGDTLQAVITDLEANYSGITERIVDGDKLHRFVNVYVNDEDVRFSGGLATEIADGDSVTILPAVAGG; this comes from the coding sequence ATGTCCGTTTCTGTGTCCATCCCGACCATCCTGCGCACCCACACCGGCGGCGAGAAGCGTGTCACCGCCACCGGTGACACGCTTCAGGCCGTCATCACAGACCTCGAAGCCAACTATTCGGGCATCACCGAACGCATCGTCGACGGCGACAAGTTGCACCGATTCGTCAACGTCTACGTCAACGACGAAGACGTCCGGTTCTCCGGTGGGCTGGCGACGGAGATCGCCGACGGCGACTCGGTGACGATCCTGCCCGCCGTAGCTGGCGGGTGA
- a CDS encoding PLP-dependent cysteine synthase family protein has protein sequence MRYDTLLEALGNTPLVGLQKLSPQWHDEPDSPHVRLWAKLEDRNPTGSIKDRPALRMIEQAERDGLLTPGATIMEPTSGNTGISMAMAALIKGYRMICVMPENTSIERRQLLELYGAKIIYSPAEGGSNTAVAMAKELAAEHPEWVMLYQYGNPANAAAHYEETGPEIFADLPEITHFVAGLGTTGTLMGTGRYLREKAPGVQIVAAEPRYGEGVYALRNIDEGFVPELYDPDVLTTRFSVGSFDSVRRTRELVQVEGIFAGISTGAILHAALGMATKARKAGERADIAFIVCDAGWKYLSTGAYAGSLDDAEDALEGQLWA, from the coding sequence ATGCGTTACGACACGCTGCTCGAGGCGCTCGGCAACACACCGCTGGTGGGGTTGCAGAAGCTCTCGCCGCAGTGGCACGACGAACCGGACAGCCCCCATGTGCGCTTGTGGGCCAAGCTCGAAGATCGCAACCCGACGGGCTCCATCAAGGACCGCCCGGCCCTGCGGATGATCGAGCAGGCCGAGCGCGATGGGCTGTTGACCCCGGGGGCGACGATCATGGAGCCGACGAGCGGCAACACCGGCATCTCGATGGCCATGGCCGCGCTCATCAAGGGCTACCGCATGATCTGCGTGATGCCGGAGAACACGTCGATCGAGCGGCGCCAGCTGCTCGAGCTGTACGGCGCGAAGATCATCTACTCACCTGCGGAGGGCGGTTCGAACACCGCGGTCGCGATGGCCAAGGAACTCGCCGCCGAACACCCCGAGTGGGTCATGCTCTACCAGTACGGCAACCCGGCCAACGCGGCGGCGCACTACGAGGAGACCGGGCCGGAGATCTTCGCCGATCTCCCGGAGATCACGCACTTCGTCGCGGGGCTGGGTACGACGGGCACGCTGATGGGCACCGGGCGCTACCTGCGCGAGAAGGCGCCGGGCGTGCAGATCGTGGCGGCCGAACCGCGCTACGGCGAAGGCGTGTACGCGCTCCGCAACATCGACGAGGGCTTCGTGCCCGAGCTGTACGACCCCGACGTGCTGACGACCCGCTTCTCGGTCGGCTCGTTCGACTCCGTCAGGCGCACCCGCGAGCTGGTCCAGGTCGAGGGCATCTTCGCGGGCATCTCGACGGGGGCGATCCTGCACGCCGCGCTGGGCATGGCGACCAAGGCGCGCAAGGCCGGCGAGCGTGCAGACATCGCGTTCATCGTGTGCGACGCCGGGTGGAAGTATCTGTCGACCGGCGCCTACGCCGGTAGCCTGGACGATGCGGAGGACGCATTGGAAGGGCAGCTATGGGCATGA
- a CDS encoding rhomboid family intramembrane serine protease, whose product MGMSGLTPAVAEKKRPGWMVGGVTIVSFVALLYVIEAVDQVSGSRLEEDGIRPLEVDGLWGVLWAPLLHANWAHLVANTVPALVLGFLVSLAGMSRFIYATVIVWILGGLGTWLIGNLGAPYGVETNHIGASGLIFGWLTFLIVFGFFTRHAWQIIVGIIVFLVYGGILWGALPGTFGVSWQGHLCGGIAGVVAAYLLSGPERKARATRTTGPAQQLSI is encoded by the coding sequence ATGGGCATGAGTGGACTTACGCCGGCCGTCGCCGAGAAGAAGCGGCCGGGCTGGATGGTCGGCGGCGTCACGATCGTCAGCTTCGTCGCCCTGCTCTACGTCATCGAGGCCGTCGATCAGGTGTCGGGAAGTCGACTGGAGGAGGACGGCATCCGGCCGCTCGAGGTGGACGGGCTGTGGGGCGTCCTCTGGGCGCCGCTGTTGCACGCGAACTGGGCCCATCTGGTCGCGAACACGGTCCCGGCGTTGGTGCTCGGCTTCCTGGTGTCACTGGCCGGCATGTCTCGGTTCATCTACGCCACCGTGATCGTCTGGATCCTCGGTGGGCTCGGGACGTGGCTGATCGGGAACCTCGGTGCTCCCTACGGTGTGGAGACCAACCACATCGGCGCCTCCGGGTTGATCTTCGGCTGGCTGACGTTCCTGATCGTCTTCGGGTTCTTCACCCGCCACGCGTGGCAGATCATCGTCGGGATCATCGTGTTCCTCGTGTACGGCGGCATCCTCTGGGGTGCACTCCCCGGCACGTTCGGGGTGTCCTGGCAGGGGCATCTGTGCGGCGGGATCGCCGGCGTCGTCGCCGCCTATCTGCTCTCGGGACCGGAGCGCAAGGCCAGGGCCACGCGCACGACCGGACCTGCCCAGCAGCTGTCGATCTGA
- a CDS encoding cyclic nucleotide-degrading phosphodiesterase, producing the protein MGVRITVLGCSGSVTGPDSPASGYLVTAPHTPPLVVDFGGGVLGALQRHADPGTVSVLLSHLHADHCLDLPGLFVWRRYHPSPPEGRALMYGPADTWSRLGAASSPEGGEIDDFSDIFDIHQWVDNEEVQIGELTVLPRLVCHPTESYGMRFTDPSGATLVYSGDTGYCPQLIELARDADVFLCEASWTDSPDRPPRLHLSGAEAGRTAAKAGVRELLLTHIPPWTSREDVISEAKAEFDGPVHAVVCNETFEVVAH; encoded by the coding sequence ATGGGCGTGCGAATCACCGTACTGGGCTGTTCCGGTAGCGTCACCGGGCCGGATTCGCCTGCTTCGGGCTATCTGGTGACGGCGCCGCACACGCCCCCGCTGGTCGTCGACTTCGGCGGCGGCGTGCTGGGCGCGCTGCAGCGTCACGCCGACCCGGGCACCGTCAGCGTTCTCCTCTCGCACCTGCACGCCGACCACTGCCTGGACCTTCCCGGCCTCTTCGTCTGGCGCCGCTACCACCCGTCGCCTCCCGAGGGTCGTGCGCTGATGTACGGCCCGGCCGATACGTGGTCGCGGCTGGGGGCGGCGTCCTCACCCGAGGGCGGCGAGATCGATGACTTCTCCGACATCTTCGACATCCATCAGTGGGTGGACAACGAAGAGGTTCAGATCGGCGAGCTCACCGTCTTGCCGCGGCTGGTGTGCCACCCCACGGAGTCCTACGGCATGCGCTTCACCGATCCGTCGGGCGCGACGCTGGTCTACAGCGGCGACACCGGGTACTGCCCCCAGCTGATCGAGCTCGCCCGCGATGCTGACGTCTTCCTCTGCGAGGCGTCGTGGACCGATTCCCCCGACCGGCCTCCGCGACTGCACCTCTCCGGTGCCGAAGCCGGACGTACCGCGGCCAAGGCCGGTGTGCGCGAACTGCTGCTGACGCACATCCCGCCGTGGACCTCGCGTGAGGACGTCATCAGCGAGGCGAAGGCCGAGTTCGACGGACCGGTGCACGCCGTGGTGTGCAACGAGACCTTCGAGGTCGTCGCGCACTAG
- the rph gene encoding ribonuclease PH, which yields MSRREDGRLDDELRPVVITRGFTKHPAGSVLVEFGQTRVMCTASVTEGVPRWRKGSGQGWLTAEYAMLPAATHTRSDRESVRGKVGGRTQEISRLVGRSLRACIDLGALGENTIAIDCDVLQADGGTRTAAITGAYVALADAVTYLSAAGRLSDPRPLSCAIAAVSVGVVDGRVRTDLPYEEDSRAEVDMNVVATDTGTLVEIQGTGEGATFPRSTLDKMLDAALAACEQLFVVQREALELPYPGELPEPTSPSKKAFGI from the coding sequence GTGTCCAGACGAGAAGACGGACGACTCGACGACGAGTTGCGACCGGTAGTCATCACCCGTGGTTTCACCAAGCATCCGGCCGGATCGGTGCTCGTCGAGTTCGGTCAGACCAGGGTCATGTGCACGGCCAGCGTCACCGAGGGCGTGCCGCGCTGGCGCAAGGGCTCGGGCCAGGGCTGGCTGACCGCGGAGTACGCCATGCTGCCCGCCGCCACCCATACCCGTTCGGACCGTGAATCGGTCAGGGGCAAGGTCGGCGGTCGGACCCAGGAGATCAGCCGCCTCGTCGGGCGGTCGCTGCGGGCGTGCATCGACCTCGGTGCACTCGGCGAGAACACGATCGCCATCGACTGCGACGTCCTCCAGGCCGACGGCGGCACCCGCACCGCGGCGATCACCGGTGCTTACGTGGCGCTCGCGGATGCAGTGACCTATCTTTCGGCGGCCGGGCGGCTGTCGGACCCGCGGCCGCTGTCGTGTGCCATCGCCGCGGTATCCGTCGGCGTGGTGGACGGGCGCGTGCGCACCGACCTGCCGTACGAGGAGGATTCGCGCGCCGAGGTCGACATGAACGTGGTGGCCACCGACACCGGAACGTTGGTCGAGATTCAGGGCACCGGCGAGGGCGCGACGTTCCCGCGGTCGACGCTGGACAAGATGCTCGACGCGGCCCTTGCCGCGTGCGAGCAGCTGTTCGTCGTGCAGCGTGAGGCACTCGAGCTGCCGTACCCCGGTGAGCTCCCGGAGCCGACGTCCCCTAGCAAGAAGGCATTCGGAATCTGA
- the rdgB gene encoding RdgB/HAM1 family non-canonical purine NTP pyrophosphatase, with translation MTELLVASRNPKKLAELRRVLDGAGVTGLQLLSLADVAPFDEAPETGATFEANALAKARDAFTASGLPAVADDSGLSVDALNGMPGVLSARWAGAHGDDGANLRLLLGQLGDVPDDRRGAAFVSACALVSAAGETVVRGEWTGSIARAPRGDGGFGYDPIFVPDGSNRSAAELSPAEKDAASHRGRALALLLPALRALV, from the coding sequence CTGACCGAATTGCTGGTCGCCAGCCGCAACCCCAAGAAGCTGGCCGAACTCCGCCGCGTGCTCGACGGCGCAGGCGTGACCGGTTTGCAACTGCTGTCATTGGCCGACGTCGCTCCGTTCGACGAGGCTCCCGAGACGGGCGCGACGTTCGAGGCGAACGCGTTGGCCAAGGCGCGCGACGCGTTCACCGCATCCGGACTCCCGGCCGTTGCCGACGACTCCGGGCTCTCGGTGGACGCACTGAACGGGATGCCCGGCGTGCTGTCGGCCCGGTGGGCGGGCGCGCACGGTGACGACGGGGCGAACCTTCGATTGCTCCTCGGTCAACTGGGGGACGTACCCGATGACCGTCGCGGCGCGGCGTTCGTGTCGGCCTGCGCGCTGGTGTCTGCCGCGGGGGAGACCGTGGTGCGGGGGGAGTGGACCGGCAGCATCGCGAGAGCGCCGCGCGGTGACGGCGGGTTCGGCTACGACCCGATCTTCGTGCCGGACGGTTCGAATCGTTCGGCTGCCGAGCTGAGCCCGGCCGAGAAGGACGCGGCGTCGCATCGAGGCCGCGCGCTCGCACTGTTGCTCCCGGCGTTGCGTGCCCTGGTCTGA